A section of the Phaseolus vulgaris cultivar G19833 chromosome 8, P. vulgaris v2.0, whole genome shotgun sequence genome encodes:
- the LOC137823831 gene encoding NAC domain-containing protein 83 isoform X1, whose product MEKLNFVKNGELRLPPGFRFHPTDEELVVQYLKRKVFSFPLPASVIPEVDVCKSDPWDLPGDLEKERYFFSTKEPKYPNGNRSNRATNSGYWKATGLDKQIVTSKGNQVVGMKKTLVFYRGKPPHGSRTDWIMHEYRLLNAPTSSLSQSPVVEVPMENWVLCRIFLKRRSGSRNGEEKEMESLRGRVDKGMVRKSKMVFYNFMAQNKSDSSNSGASGVTNESDEHEESSSSNTFPYIRRKP is encoded by the exons ATGGAAAAACTGAATTTTGTGAAGAATGGGGAGCTCAGATTGCCACCGGGGTTCCGTTTCCACCCAACTGATGAGGAATTGGTTGTGCAATACTTAAAGCGGAAGGTCTTCTCCTTCCCTTTGCCAGCCTCTGTCATTCCTGAGGTTGATGTTTGCAAGTCTGATCCTTGGGATTTGCCAG GTGATTTGGAGAAAGAAAGGTACTTTTTCAGCACCAAAGAGCCCAAATATCCTAACGGCAACCGCTCAAACAGAGCCACGAATTCAGGTTATTGGAAGGCCACTGGGTTGGACAAACAAATTGTAACTTCAAAAGGGAACCAAGTTGTGGGGATGAAGAAGACACTTGTTTTCTACAGAGGAAAGCCACCTCATGGATCTAGAACTGACTGGATCATGCATGAATATCGCCTTCTTAACGCGCCCACTTCCTCTCTGTCTCAG AGCCCTGTGGTTGAAGTTCCCATGGAAAATTGGGTTCTGTGTCGCATATTTTTGAAGAGGAGAAGTGGTAGTAGAAACGGGGAGGAGAAGGAGATGGAGAGTTTGCGAGGCAGAGTGGATAAGGGGATGGTGAGAAAGTCGAAGATGGTTTTCTATAACTTCATGGCGCAGAACAAGAGCGATTCCTCAAATTCTGGCGCCAGTGGGGTTACCAATGAATCAGATGAGCATGAAGAGAGTAGTAGCTCCAACACCTTCCCTTATATTAGAAGAAAACCTTGA